In Halopseudomonas nanhaiensis, a single window of DNA contains:
- a CDS encoding NAD(P)-dependent alcohol dehydrogenase has product MAQMMRAAIFIEPGRIELADKPIPDVGPNEALVRITTTTICGTDIHILKGEYPVAKGLTVGHEPVGVIEKLGSAVQGYREGQRVIAGAICPNFNSYAAQDGLASQDGSYLTAEGKCGCHGYKATAGWRFGNMIDGTQAEYVLVPDAQANLAPIPDGLTDEQVLMCPDIMSTGFKGAENANIRIGDTVVIFAQGPIGLCATAGARLLGATTIIAVDGNEHRLGIARQLGADVTLDYRHCDVVDEVMKLTGGRGADASIEALGTQQTFAQSLQVLKPGGTLSSLGVYSEDLVIPLGAFAAGLGDHKIATALCPGGKERMRRLMNVLESSRLDLAPLVTHEYQLDRIVEAYDVFGHQRDGVLKVAIKP; this is encoded by the coding sequence ATGGCCCAGATGATGAGAGCTGCGATCTTTATCGAGCCCGGACGAATCGAACTGGCTGACAAGCCCATCCCCGATGTCGGCCCCAACGAGGCGCTGGTGCGCATTACCACCACGACGATCTGCGGCACCGACATTCACATCCTCAAGGGTGAGTATCCTGTTGCCAAGGGTCTGACCGTGGGCCACGAGCCGGTTGGCGTCATCGAAAAACTCGGTAGCGCGGTGCAGGGCTATCGTGAGGGCCAGCGCGTGATTGCCGGAGCCATCTGCCCGAATTTCAATTCCTACGCGGCGCAGGATGGGCTCGCGTCACAGGACGGCAGCTACCTGACCGCCGAGGGCAAGTGCGGCTGCCATGGCTACAAGGCCACAGCCGGCTGGCGGTTCGGCAACATGATTGATGGCACCCAGGCCGAGTACGTGCTGGTGCCCGACGCGCAGGCCAACCTGGCGCCCATCCCGGATGGGCTGACCGACGAGCAGGTGCTGATGTGCCCGGACATCATGTCCACCGGTTTCAAGGGCGCGGAAAACGCCAACATACGCATTGGCGATACCGTGGTGATCTTTGCCCAGGGCCCCATCGGCCTGTGCGCCACCGCCGGCGCCCGGCTGCTGGGCGCCACCACCATCATCGCCGTGGACGGCAACGAGCACCGCCTGGGCATCGCCCGGCAACTGGGTGCCGACGTCACCCTCGATTATCGCCATTGCGATGTGGTGGATGAGGTCATGAAGCTCACCGGCGGGCGGGGCGCGGACGCCTCCATCGAAGCCCTCGGCACCCAGCAGACCTTTGCCCAGTCACTGCAGGTGCTCAAACCCGGCGGCACCCTATCCAGCCTGGGGGTGTACTCCGAGGATCTGGTCATTCCGCTGGGCGCGTTCGCGGCCGGGCTGGGCGACCACAAGATCGCTACCGCGCTGTGCCCCGGCGGCAAGGAGCGCATGCGACGGCTGATGAATGTGCTCGAATCGAGCCGGCTGGACCTCGCGCCACTGGTCACCCATGAATACCAGCTGGACAGGATCGTGGAAGCCTATGATGTGTTCGGCCACCAGCGTGATGGTGTATTGAAGGTGGCGATCAAACCCTGA
- a CDS encoding serine hydrolase domain-containing protein — protein sequence MKKWIISIVVLLAVGSGVLWATADKDMRRLALNFPTNSSVLFWSTPERDAAFRAMDRLPVLSDARVIAAGDNAYPLPQGEPLDIDVDVDAYMASQRAAALIIVQDGKVRLEKYGLDFGPEGRWTSFSVAKSFTSTLVGAAIKDGHIKSIEDPVSDYIPDLKSSAYDKVTIKQLLTMTSGVKWNEDYADPQSDVAQFSRHEPEAGVDVTVSYMRQLESEAEPGTKWVYKTGETNLIGVLASSASGKTLSEYLSEKVWKTFGMEQDATWLLGSTGHEISGCCVQAATRDYARFGLFLLGGGVVDGEPVLPDGWIEEATTKQADIGRPGRGYGYQWWTLDDGAYIAQGIFGQGIFIDPSRKLVIASNGNWPQATDRQGGNQGEERLAFFRQVQAAVDQEGQP from the coding sequence ATGAAGAAATGGATCATCTCGATTGTGGTGTTGCTTGCGGTGGGAAGCGGCGTGCTGTGGGCGACGGCGGACAAGGATATGCGCAGGCTGGCGCTGAACTTCCCGACCAATTCCAGTGTGCTGTTCTGGTCTACTCCGGAGCGCGACGCCGCCTTCCGCGCCATGGACCGCCTGCCTGTGCTGTCAGACGCACGGGTGATCGCCGCCGGTGACAACGCCTACCCGCTGCCTCAGGGCGAGCCGCTGGATATCGATGTGGATGTCGACGCCTACATGGCGTCGCAGCGCGCTGCCGCTCTGATCATCGTTCAGGATGGCAAGGTGCGGCTGGAAAAGTACGGGCTGGATTTCGGTCCGGAAGGCCGCTGGACCAGCTTTTCCGTTGCCAAATCGTTCACGTCGACACTGGTCGGTGCGGCGATCAAGGACGGGCACATCAAGAGCATCGAAGACCCCGTATCGGACTATATCCCTGACCTCAAGAGCTCCGCCTACGACAAGGTCACCATCAAGCAGCTGCTGACGATGACCTCGGGCGTGAAGTGGAACGAAGACTACGCGGACCCGCAGTCGGACGTGGCGCAATTCAGCAGACACGAACCCGAGGCGGGCGTGGATGTCACCGTGAGCTACATGCGCCAACTGGAATCGGAGGCGGAGCCGGGTACCAAGTGGGTCTACAAAACCGGCGAGACCAATCTGATCGGCGTGCTGGCCAGTTCGGCCAGCGGCAAGACGCTGTCCGAATATCTGTCAGAAAAGGTCTGGAAGACGTTCGGCATGGAGCAGGACGCGACCTGGCTGCTGGGCTCCACCGGGCATGAAATCAGTGGCTGCTGCGTACAGGCGGCCACCCGGGACTACGCCCGCTTCGGGCTGTTCCTGCTGGGTGGCGGTGTCGTCGATGGCGAGCCTGTGTTGCCCGACGGCTGGATTGAAGAAGCCACCACCAAGCAGGCGGATATCGGCAGACCGGGACGGGGCTACGGCTACCAGTGGTGGACCCTGGATGACGGCGCCTATATCGCACAGGGCATCTTCGGCCAGGGCATCTTTATCGATCCCAGTAGGAAACTGGTAATCGCCTCCAACGGTAACTGGCCCCAGGCCACGGACCGCCAGGGTGGCAACCAGGGCGAAGAGCGCCTGGCGTTCTTCCGACAGGTGCAGGCGGCCGTTGACCAGGAAGGACAACCCTAG
- a CDS encoding class I SAM-dependent DNA methyltransferase, with translation MTPSDIGKAYDQITQLWASEQFNMSNGIEPHKRAIAVIDKQYRGAALDIGCGCTGRFFDLLLSEGFEPEGIDVSAEMVRLAQLKHPHVPVHQQNICDWVLPKRYDLITAWDSIWHIPLASQELVISKIVDALNPCGVFVFSFGGTTEPGDHCDSFMGPEIYYSSLGTNGFLSLVIKLGCQCIHLEYDQPPSPHAFMIVRKGAA, from the coding sequence ATGACTCCATCCGACATTGGCAAGGCATACGATCAGATCACGCAACTGTGGGCCAGCGAGCAATTCAACATGAGCAACGGCATCGAGCCACACAAACGGGCCATTGCCGTGATCGACAAACAGTATCGCGGCGCCGCGCTGGACATTGGGTGCGGATGCACTGGCCGCTTCTTCGATTTGTTGCTGAGCGAAGGCTTTGAGCCTGAAGGGATAGACGTCTCTGCGGAAATGGTCCGGCTCGCTCAACTGAAACACCCGCACGTGCCTGTCCATCAGCAGAACATTTGCGACTGGGTGCTACCCAAACGATACGACCTGATCACCGCCTGGGATAGCATCTGGCATATTCCGCTGGCGTCCCAGGAGCTGGTGATAAGCAAGATCGTCGACGCGTTGAACCCATGCGGTGTGTTCGTTTTCTCGTTCGGCGGCACTACCGAGCCTGGAGACCATTGCGACAGCTTTATGGGCCCGGAAATCTATTACTCCTCTCTTGGCACCAATGGGTTCCTGTCGCTAGTTATCAAGCTCGGCTGCCAGTGTATCCACCTGGAGTACGACCAACCGCCCTCACCACATGCGTTCATGATCGTGCGCAAGGGTGCTGCGTGA
- a CDS encoding methyltransferase domain-containing protein: MRESVQDYYGKVLQSSADLKTSACCDVSTMPQWLKPLLANIHPEVTEKYYGCGLVAPHLLSGCRILDLGSGSGRDCYVLAQLAGAEGQVIGVDMTEEQLDVARRHLDHHAERFGFANVSFHQGYIEQLDSLNLPDNSIDVIVSNCVINLSPDKDAVLREAYRLLKPGGELYFSDIYADRRLPDALRQDDVLYGECLGGALYWNDFENLARRHGFLDPRLVEDRPLEITDPAIAAKLGTARFFSATYRLFKLTELEPACEDYGQAVVYRGTIPEAVHSFKLDKHHEIETGRIFPVCGNTWRMLKDTRFAQHFDFIGNFERHYGIFPGCGGALPYDATEASRGGSACC, translated from the coding sequence GTGCGCGAATCCGTTCAGGACTACTACGGCAAGGTACTGCAGAGCAGCGCCGACCTGAAGACATCCGCCTGTTGCGACGTATCGACTATGCCGCAGTGGCTGAAGCCACTGTTGGCGAATATCCACCCCGAGGTGACTGAAAAGTATTACGGATGCGGGCTGGTCGCGCCGCATCTGCTATCGGGTTGCCGGATCCTCGATCTGGGCAGCGGCTCTGGACGGGATTGCTACGTGCTGGCACAGCTGGCCGGTGCCGAAGGACAGGTGATCGGTGTCGATATGACCGAAGAGCAGCTGGATGTTGCGCGGCGCCACCTGGATCATCACGCCGAGCGCTTCGGCTTTGCCAACGTAAGTTTTCATCAGGGTTACATCGAACAGCTGGACAGCCTGAACCTGCCCGACAACAGCATCGATGTGATCGTCTCGAACTGCGTGATCAACCTGTCGCCTGACAAGGATGCGGTTCTACGCGAGGCCTACCGGCTGCTCAAGCCCGGTGGTGAGCTGTACTTCTCCGACATCTATGCCGATCGCCGCCTGCCCGATGCGCTGCGTCAGGACGACGTGCTATATGGAGAATGCCTGGGCGGAGCTCTGTACTGGAACGACTTCGAGAATCTTGCCCGTCGCCACGGCTTTCTCGACCCGCGTCTGGTGGAGGACCGCCCTCTGGAAATCACCGATCCGGCCATTGCCGCCAAACTCGGCACCGCGCGCTTCTTCTCCGCCACCTACCGGCTCTTCAAGCTGACCGAACTGGAACCGGCTTGTGAGGACTACGGCCAGGCGGTGGTATATCGCGGAACTATCCCCGAAGCAGTCCATAGCTTCAAGCTGGACAAGCACCATGAAATCGAGACCGGGCGCATCTTCCCGGTGTGCGGCAATACCTGGCGGATGCTCAAGGACACACGTTTCGCCCAACACTTCGATTTCATCGGCAACTTCGAGCGCCACTACGGCATCTTCCCCGGTTGTGGCGGTGCCCTGCCCTACGATGCGACCGAGGCTTCACGGGGAGGCAGCGCGTGCTGCTGA
- a CDS encoding DUF1206 domain-containing protein, whose protein sequence is MVDKSEKFSWLVRLGFAARGVVYLLLGYLFLAGSGQSQADEGAQGVFNYLQEVPGGTPILYLCALGLVGYGLYRLSSLLFDAENYGKDKKGIAQRLGHGASGLAHFVLAYTAFQFAQGEQQSSGGGGGGGGSAQEATSTVLSMEFGPIVIGILGLCFLAAALAQAKKAITGDFMERISPRAPGFTKIIGHAGFAARTVVFAVIGWSFVQSAWLDSSSQIKTLGEAVSSLRDNGVLFTLVAIGLLLFGVFSLVMARYRTVPDLDPDGVKPAYRT, encoded by the coding sequence ATGGTAGACAAGTCTGAAAAATTCAGCTGGCTGGTACGCTTGGGCTTTGCCGCTCGGGGGGTAGTGTATCTACTGCTCGGTTATCTGTTCCTGGCTGGCTCTGGGCAAAGCCAGGCTGATGAGGGCGCGCAAGGCGTGTTCAATTACCTGCAGGAAGTGCCCGGTGGCACCCCCATACTCTATCTGTGCGCACTGGGTCTGGTCGGCTATGGACTCTACCGCCTGTCTTCGCTGCTGTTCGACGCAGAAAATTATGGCAAGGACAAGAAAGGTATCGCGCAGCGGCTGGGTCATGGCGCCAGCGGGCTAGCGCATTTTGTCCTGGCATACACCGCGTTCCAGTTCGCCCAGGGTGAGCAGCAATCCTCCGGCGGAGGGGGCGGAGGCGGAGGCAGCGCACAGGAAGCCACCAGCACAGTTTTATCGATGGAGTTCGGGCCCATCGTGATCGGAATTCTCGGTCTGTGCTTTCTGGCCGCAGCATTGGCTCAGGCGAAAAAAGCCATTACCGGCGACTTCATGGAGCGGATATCGCCCCGCGCACCGGGCTTTACCAAGATCATCGGCCACGCTGGATTCGCTGCGCGGACAGTGGTCTTTGCAGTGATCGGCTGGTCCTTTGTCCAGTCGGCGTGGCTGGACAGCTCGTCGCAGATCAAGACACTGGGCGAGGCGGTTTCCTCCCTGAGGGATAACGGCGTGTTATTCACGCTGGTGGCAATCGGCTTGTTGCTCTTCGGCGTGTTCAGCCTGGTCATGGCGCGGTATCGCACGGTTCCGGATCTTGACCCGGACGGTGTGAAACCCGCCTATCGGACCTGA
- a CDS encoding carboxymuconolactone decarboxylase family protein: MSRIQPLTKPYPHAIQAVFDRVMGPGVPPLVLFTTLATSDRAWGKFLGGSLLDGNVLTLRQRELVINRVCALAGCEYEWGIHVTVFGERAGLSRQEIAATLNVPLSTDAWADADMALLATVDALHDRATLGHEEFSRVRKYFDDEQIMEIFMLAGFYRTVAYLANGLDLPLEQNMARFADYRGECSQQA, encoded by the coding sequence ATGTCCCGAATACAACCACTCACCAAACCCTATCCCCACGCGATACAGGCAGTGTTCGACAGAGTCATGGGCCCCGGCGTGCCGCCTCTGGTTCTATTCACAACCCTGGCGACCAGTGATCGGGCCTGGGGCAAGTTCCTGGGCGGGTCGCTACTGGATGGGAATGTGCTCACCTTGCGGCAGCGAGAGCTGGTCATCAACCGGGTTTGCGCTCTTGCCGGCTGCGAGTACGAATGGGGGATCCATGTGACCGTCTTCGGTGAGCGCGCTGGTCTGAGCAGGCAAGAGATCGCAGCTACCTTGAATGTGCCTTTGAGTACAGACGCATGGGCGGATGCGGACATGGCTCTGCTCGCAACGGTTGACGCTCTCCATGACCGAGCAACGCTTGGTCATGAGGAGTTCTCGAGGGTGCGAAAGTACTTCGATGATGAACAGATCATGGAGATATTCATGCTGGCCGGCTTCTACCGAACCGTAGCCTATCTCGCTAACGGTCTGGATCTGCCGCTCGAGCAGAACATGGCCCGATTCGCCGACTACCGTGGTGAGTGCTCGCAGCAGGCTTGA
- a CDS encoding winged helix-turn-helix transcriptional regulator, whose translation MVGNEATKSPRVKGRRPIMALLDLLGQKWTLRILWELRQGALSSRALRAASGNISPTVLQSRINELRDAGIVDSTGGGYMLTSLGLELAASFEPLYQFAGKWAGQLEGSEGQAASAAKD comes from the coding sequence ATGGTGGGCAATGAAGCAACGAAGTCACCCAGGGTCAAGGGCCGCAGGCCGATCATGGCGCTACTGGATCTTCTGGGCCAGAAGTGGACATTGAGGATTCTGTGGGAGCTACGTCAGGGGGCGCTAAGCTCCAGAGCGCTGAGAGCCGCGTCGGGCAACATATCTCCTACGGTATTGCAGTCCAGAATCAACGAGCTACGTGACGCTGGCATCGTCGACTCAACCGGCGGCGGGTACATGCTCACTTCCCTGGGCCTGGAGCTGGCGGCTTCGTTCGAGCCGCTCTATCAGTTTGCCGGCAAGTGGGCCGGCCAGCTCGAAGGGAGTGAAGGTCAGGCCGCGTCTGCAGCGAAGGACTGA
- a CDS encoding molybdopterin oxidoreductase family protein — protein sequence MPVKTHHRACTLCEAMCGVVIKTQGEQILSIKGDENDPHSEGHICPKGYALQDLHNDPDRLRTPLEKVNGEWLPIDWDTALDKVAARLVDIQRRHGNDAIAGYWGNPASHNLGLMMASGTLRKAIGTRNISSAASLDQMPHQLVSYLMFGHSQLFTIPDIDRTGYMLMLGANPAASNGSLMTAGDILKRLERIRERGGKVVLVDPRRTESARYVDQHLFIRPATDAFFLLGLIRHVLDKGLTKPRRLRELADHWEALEPLFEGISLEQASARCGVPVEEIKRIAEDFATAESAVCYGRMGVSTQSYGALNHWLMLVLNIITGNLDRPGGMMFTTPAFNKAQSRPMGSFNNHQSRVRGLPEFDSYFPAVTLAEEMLTPGEGQVRGFICVAGNPVLSTPNGRLMDEALEQLEYMVSIDFYLNETSRHADIILPPTGPLEHEQYDIVFNMLAVRNLARFSDPVFEAPEGTRCDWDIVQGLAKRIQALKNPDAEPARPTPTPEQILDHGLRTGPYGKGFSEWNSGTPVEHDEPLSLEVLKRYPHGLDLGPMRPSFPGYLFTPDQRLRLTPPELVADLGRALAELRGADTSELMLIGRRDLRTNNSWMHNSKRLVKGKDRCALLIHPIDAERLGLSTGKQARIMSRTGELMIKVEVTDDIMPGVVCLPHGWGHDREGVALRVAQGNPGISVNDITDDKVVDVLSGNAVLNGIPVSVVAA from the coding sequence CTGCCGGTCAAGACCCACCACCGTGCCTGCACCCTCTGCGAAGCCATGTGCGGCGTGGTGATCAAGACCCAGGGCGAGCAGATTCTGTCGATCAAGGGCGATGAGAACGACCCGCACAGCGAAGGCCACATCTGCCCCAAGGGCTATGCCCTGCAGGATCTGCACAACGACCCCGACCGCCTGCGCACCCCGCTGGAAAAAGTCAACGGAGAGTGGCTGCCGATCGATTGGGATACCGCTCTGGACAAGGTGGCCGCCAGACTCGTGGACATTCAACGCCGGCACGGCAACGACGCCATCGCCGGCTACTGGGGTAACCCGGCATCGCACAACCTGGGGCTGATGATGGCCTCCGGGACCCTGCGCAAGGCCATCGGCACGCGCAATATTTCCTCCGCCGCCTCGCTGGATCAGATGCCCCACCAGCTGGTGTCCTACCTGATGTTCGGCCACAGCCAGCTGTTCACCATCCCGGATATCGACCGCACCGGCTACATGCTCATGCTCGGAGCCAACCCGGCGGCATCCAATGGCAGCCTGATGACCGCTGGCGACATCCTCAAACGCCTTGAACGCATCCGCGAGCGCGGCGGCAAGGTGGTGCTGGTCGACCCGCGCCGTACCGAGTCGGCCCGTTATGTGGATCAGCACCTGTTCATCCGCCCCGCCACCGATGCCTTCTTCCTGCTCGGCCTGATTCGACACGTGCTCGACAAAGGTCTGACCAAGCCCCGCCGACTGCGCGAGCTGGCCGACCACTGGGAGGCACTGGAGCCCCTGTTCGAGGGCATCTCACTGGAGCAGGCGAGCGCCCGCTGTGGCGTGCCGGTCGAGGAGATCAAGCGCATAGCCGAAGACTTCGCCACCGCCGAATCCGCTGTCTGCTATGGCCGCATGGGTGTCTCCACCCAGAGCTATGGCGCGCTCAACCACTGGCTGATGCTGGTGCTCAACATCATCACCGGCAATCTCGACCGTCCCGGCGGCATGATGTTTACCACCCCGGCGTTCAACAAGGCGCAAAGCCGGCCGATGGGCAGCTTCAACAACCATCAGAGCCGCGTGCGTGGTCTGCCGGAGTTCGACAGCTACTTCCCTGCCGTTACGCTGGCGGAGGAAATGCTCACGCCGGGCGAAGGACAGGTCCGCGGCTTCATTTGCGTCGCCGGCAACCCGGTGTTGTCCACACCCAACGGCCGGTTGATGGACGAAGCGCTCGAGCAGCTCGAGTACATGGTCTCCATCGACTTCTACCTCAACGAAACCTCCCGGCATGCGGATATCATCCTGCCGCCGACCGGCCCGCTGGAACACGAGCAGTACGACATCGTCTTCAACATGCTGGCGGTGCGCAACCTGGCCCGTTTCAGCGACCCGGTGTTCGAGGCGCCCGAGGGCACTCGCTGCGATTGGGATATCGTCCAGGGCCTGGCCAAGCGGATTCAGGCGCTCAAGAATCCGGACGCCGAACCGGCCAGACCCACGCCAACGCCCGAGCAGATTCTCGACCATGGCTTGAGGACAGGCCCTTACGGCAAGGGCTTCAGCGAGTGGAATTCCGGCACGCCGGTCGAGCATGACGAGCCGCTGAGCCTCGAGGTGCTCAAGCGTTATCCCCATGGGCTGGACCTGGGGCCGATGCGTCCCTCGTTCCCGGGCTATCTGTTCACCCCCGATCAGCGCCTGCGCCTGACGCCGCCCGAGCTGGTCGCAGACCTCGGCCGCGCCCTGGCCGAGCTGCGCGGAGCAGACACCAGCGAGCTGATGCTGATCGGGCGGCGCGACCTGCGCACCAACAACTCGTGGATGCACAACAGCAAGCGTCTGGTCAAAGGCAAGGACCGCTGCGCCCTGTTGATCCACCCGATCGATGCCGAGCGCCTCGGGCTAAGCACTGGCAAGCAGGCCCGCATCATGTCGCGCACCGGCGAGCTGATGATCAAGGTAGAAGTAACCGATGACATCATGCCCGGCGTTGTCTGCCTGCCCCACGGCTGGGGTCACGACCGCGAAGGCGTGGCGTTGCGCGTAGCGCAAGGCAACCCCGGCATCAGCGTCAACGACATTACCGATGACAAGGTTGTCGACGTGCTGTCAGGCAACGCGGTGCTGAACGGGATTCCGGTGTCGGTGGTGGCGGCGTGA
- a CDS encoding AraC family transcriptional regulator — MSKPDVLPAAFLEPVLSYARERELPADELSDAIRLVLASPSVPAVDFCEYLEQLWALDPVPALGIRLGLACQPQDFGVVGYMVSACGTLGQALLRYHRFHALLQGGLVSRSRMENGALHMAWTQAVANTPRASEYSLAAFVALCQALIGRPIKPIRAGLPFPAPGDAGVYSVLLGCPVDFGCEAIELSIPAHLLALPITSKDSYLLRLLEQQAQALLHQRPQTVDDEAAAFFAQVQEQIVEAMKNGDASAEAVARAMAMSTRSFYRLLSRAGYSYRGLLAHTRHTLARQYLADPALAQTDVALLLGYAEQSSFIRAFRGWTGMTPGAYRQQRSGTATMTGVRRS, encoded by the coding sequence ATGAGCAAACCTGATGTCCTTCCCGCAGCCTTCCTGGAGCCCGTGCTGAGCTACGCGCGCGAACGCGAGCTGCCGGCCGATGAGCTGAGCGATGCCATACGCCTGGTGCTGGCTTCGCCAAGCGTGCCGGCGGTGGACTTTTGCGAGTATCTGGAGCAGCTCTGGGCGCTTGACCCGGTTCCGGCGCTGGGAATACGGCTTGGTCTGGCTTGCCAGCCCCAGGATTTCGGCGTGGTGGGTTACATGGTTTCTGCCTGCGGAACGCTCGGGCAGGCGTTGCTGCGCTATCACCGTTTTCATGCGCTGTTGCAGGGCGGCCTGGTCTCGCGTTCGCGTATGGAGAATGGCGCACTGCACATGGCCTGGACCCAAGCAGTGGCCAATACGCCGAGAGCCAGCGAGTACAGCCTGGCGGCGTTCGTTGCGTTGTGCCAGGCGCTCATCGGCAGGCCGATAAAGCCCATTCGCGCCGGCTTGCCCTTTCCGGCGCCCGGGGACGCAGGCGTGTATTCGGTGCTCCTGGGTTGCCCCGTCGATTTCGGGTGCGAGGCCATCGAGCTGAGCATTCCCGCGCACTTGCTGGCGCTGCCGATAACCAGCAAGGATTCCTATTTGCTGCGGCTTCTCGAGCAGCAGGCCCAGGCACTGCTGCATCAGCGTCCGCAGACGGTCGACGACGAAGCAGCGGCCTTTTTCGCGCAGGTACAGGAACAGATCGTCGAGGCGATGAAAAACGGCGATGCCAGTGCAGAAGCCGTCGCCAGGGCCATGGCCATGTCCACGCGCTCCTTCTACCGTCTGCTCAGTCGTGCCGGGTACAGCTATCGCGGTCTGCTGGCGCATACCCGGCACACCCTGGCCAGGCAGTATCTGGCCGACCCGGCGCTGGCGCAGACCGATGTCGCACTGCTGCTCGGCTATGCGGAGCAGAGCTCCTTCATTCGCGCCTTTCGCGGTTGGACCGGCATGACGCCAGGGGCGTATCGCCAGCAACGATCCGGAACCGCGACGATGACCGGCGTCCGCCGATCCTGA